The genomic region ATCTTTTCTCTGTTTGTCATGAATTCGTTCAATAAAATCCTGAGTACTGTCCATAGATGGTGAACCTCCTTATGATGGATTCTTTTTGTTACTATTTCCAATCAGGCTATAAAAATGTGAACATAGGATGATTAAATCATGGAAATTATACATTAGGGTTGCATTTTTGGAGAAAAAGCGTTATATTTAAATAAGCAAAATGAAATTGAAGATCGAATATTTACTTGATGACCTCTTTATAAAAGTAGGTAAAGTAAGTTGCGGTTCATTTCTTTTGTAACATTATTTTTATAAGGAGGTCATTTTAAATGACTGGTACAGTAAAATGGTTTAACTCAGAAAAAGGCTTTGGTTTTATCGAGCGTGAAGGTGGAGACGATGTATTCGTACACTTCTCAGCTATCGAGGAAGAAGGTTTCAAAACACTTGAAGATGGACAAAGTGTTGAATTCGAAATCGTTGAAGGCGACCGTGGCCCACAAGCTGCGAACGTTGTAAAGCTATAAGCTGATATATAAGGCACATTCCGTGTTATGCGGAATGTGCTTTTTTAATATCTGTTTGTCCTTCAGTCGGAATGAATGGGGGATTTTTTGTTCCAATTACTTGTAAAGAAGAGGATTTTGTTTCAGGATAAAGAATATAAATTTTATGAAGAAGTTATAAATATAAAAGGAGGTTTTGGTATGTCTGAACAAAAAGGATGTATTAAATGTGGCAGTACGGATGCTGGGAAGAAAGATGTGTCCATGACGGGTACAGGTCTGTCAAAAATGTTTGATGTTCAGAACAATCGTTTTACTGTTGTATATTGTAATAACTGTGGATATTCAGAGTTTTACAATCAGCAGGCATCGAAGGCCAGTAACGTGTTTGACTTCTTTTTCGGTTAAACAAATGATTGATTGAATGATGCGACACAGCATTTCAACGGTCTGTAAAAGAGCGAATAACTTTTGGTCAGAAAACAAGAACGTTAAAAAGAAGGTATAGATATGCAGTGGATACATAAGAATTTTGATCAATTAGCAGTAAGT from Virgibacillus sp. MSP4-1 harbors:
- a CDS encoding cold shock domain-containing protein — encoded protein: MTGTVKWFNSEKGFGFIEREGGDDVFVHFSAIEEEGFKTLEDGQSVEFEIVEGDRGPQAANVVKL
- a CDS encoding zinc ribbon domain-containing protein → MSEQKGCIKCGSTDAGKKDVSMTGTGLSKMFDVQNNRFTVVYCNNCGYSEFYNQQASKASNVFDFFFG